Proteins from one Malaya genurostris strain Urasoe2022 chromosome 2, Malgen_1.1, whole genome shotgun sequence genomic window:
- the LOC131432064 gene encoding semaphorin-5A: MMKRMSPQRRPAMGRSVWQATIALVVLAVSASPAASDNDFRYISYQDLLPTSDRFTDANVTSFSRLLFDVARDQVIVGARDNLYRLSLHLDVRERMPWEVTPAMRHTCLEKGQSEETCRNHIMVLESFGNRVYACGTYAFSPSCSWRQIENLTATRFDNGVAKCPFSPFANNTAHMSDSGKLFAGTTTDFSGSDPAITRADVAQDNGRMLRTNQYNSKWLNDPQFVGSFEKGEFVYFVFREAAVEYINCGKIVYSRIARICKNDPGGTQILKDNWTSFVKARLNCSLPGDYPFYFNEVQGIVYSQEEGVLYATFTTPENSIHGSAICAYNMSSIHAAFSGAFKHQESLGSAWHRQDAQHRDHYECNAGPSARRISLIDSSKYQLMDQAVQPIIGQPLHHTKLERFGHIAIDVIPTKLHERVHIIYVATDGGLIKKISVLPRTKSTCVVEIWRPDPAVESKIRTIQYVKETDSLYVGTDSALSRISSHHCNRHLSKLSCLNSMDPHCGWNELQEACTIAPNGDTLAKYWIQNATECPVLTAPVDGGWSAWSEWNKCSQFGGNAQPSSANEELTLNSDSCLCRTRACDNPSPKNGGRTCTGVSIAVTNCTVHGGWTDWSAWSACSQTCGMAVKTRRRTCGNPKPAHGGRVCVGPDRAEIYCSHLPPCPAPKQPPIDGGWGPWGVWGECSAACGGGYRIRRRKCDDPMPQNGGMECPGCHLDYEVCNTHSCPDVKRAGAWTPWLTVANGTLPNGGYVEKRFRFTCKAPIADSSLLRISPKEETRICHADGSCQRSSSDSGHSGSGTGSGAATTENEDGWGEWSSWSSCSSSCGGGQQFKTRSCEKTECDGVNKMARACNTQPCKGEWGCWSDWSPCSVSCGLGTRTRSRQCLSMSGNIIFGNDCEGQSTQYDTCEMPSCDSFLGWGEWSDWSQCNTDGEKIRTRICLIPTPDQKMCQGSDREIRKCHMEMSNEIPHALTAGTSSVAWIVFVVVLAIIGCCTASVLITVYMMKQRVKGIKAIQGSPCYGSYPNQYSSLPTKDYTEGHKPKRQSSFNGRNDASGSKIANGHTTLTKSNNVNGALGNNTPKVLAKSFNDSDTATIKRNSHGLNNIRHARQLELEEEKY; this comes from the exons GGACAACTTATATCGACTGTCGCTGCATCTAGACGTGCGGGAGCGAATGCCGTGGGAGGTCACTCCGGCGATGCGCCACACCTGCCTGGAAAAGGGCCAGAGCGAGGAAACGTGCCGCAACCACATTATGGTGCTGGAAAGCTTCGGCAACCGAGTGTACGCCTGCGGAACCTACGCGTTCAGTCCGTCCTGTTCGTGGAGACAGATCGAAAACCTTACGGCGACCAGGTTCGACAATGGCGTAGCCAAGTGTCCTTTCAGCCCGTTCGCCAACAACACGGCACACATGTCCGACAGTGGCAAACTCTTTGCCGGCACCACAACGGACTTCTCCGGATCGGATCCGGCCATCACACGGGCGGATGTTGCACAGGACAATGGCCGAATGCTTCGCACCAATCAGTACAATTCGAAGTGGTTGAACGACCCGCAGTTTGTGGGAAGCTTCGAGAAGGGGGAGTTCGTGTATTTTGTGTTCCGGGAGGCGGCCGTCGAGTACATCAACTGCGGAAAGATTGTTTACTCGCGGATCGCTCGGATCTGCAAGAACGATCCGGGCGGTACGCAGATTTTGAAAGACAACTGGACTTCGTTCGTCAAGGCCAGACTGAACTGCTCGCTACCGGGTGACTATCCGTTCTACTTCAACGAAGTGCAAGGAATTGTGTACTCCCAGGAGGAGGGGGTACTGTACGCAACTTTTACCACACCAGA AAATAGCATCCACGGATCAGCAATCTGCGCGTACAATATGTCCTCCATCCATGCCGCTTTTTCCGGGGCATTCAAACATCAGGAATCCCTCGGGTCCGCATGGCACCGACAGGATGCCCAACACCGAGACCACTACGAGTGTAACGCGGGACCATCGGCCCGTCGTATATCGTTGATCGATTCGTCCAAGTATCAACTGATGGACCAAGCCGTACAACCGATCATCGGACAGCCCCTGCACCACACTAAACTGGAACGGTTCGGTCACATTGCGATCGATGTCATTCCTACGAAGCTGCACGAACGAGTGCACATTATCTATGTGGCGACCGATGGCGgcttgattaaaaagatttccgTTTTGCCGCGCACGAAAAGCACTTGCGTTGTGGAAATCTGGAGACCTGATCCAGCTGTCGAGTCGAAGATACGCACAATCCAGTACGTAAAAGAAACTGACTCACTTTACGTGGGAACCGACTCGGCTCTAAGTCGAATATCGTCCCATCATTGCAACCGGCACCTTTCAAAGTTGAGCTGCCTGAATTCGATGGATCCTCACTGTGGCTGGAACGAACTCCAGGAGGCGTGTACCATTGCTCCCAACGGAGATACACTGGCCAAATACTGGATTCAGAATGCCACCGAGTGTCCGGTGCTGACAGCTCCTGTGGACGGTGGATGGTCGGCATGGTCGGAATGGAATAAATGTTCTCAGTTTGGTGGAAATGCTCAACCATCTAGTGCCAACGAAGAGCTGACACTGAATTCCGATTCCTGTTTATGTCGCACCAGAGCATGCGATAATCCGTCGCCGAAGAATGGCGGACGCACCTGTACCGGAGTAAGTATCGCCGTCACCAACTGCACAGTGCATGGGGGCTGGACCGACTGGAGTGCCTGGTCGGCTTGTTCTCAAACGTGTGGAATGGCAGTTAAGACCCGGCGAAGAACCTGTGGTAACCCGAAACCGGCTCACGGTGGACGAGTTTGTGTAGGACCCGATCGAGCGGAAATCTACTGTTCGCATCTTCCACCGTGTCCAGCTCCAAAACAACCCCCCATCGACGGCGGTTGGGGTCCATGGGGAGTGTGGGGCGAATGTAGTGCAGCTTGCGGTGGTGGTTATCGGATTCGCCGACGTAAGTGTGATGACCCAATGCCTCAGAATGGTGGCATGGAATGCCCGGGATGTCATTTGGACTACGAAGTTTGTAACACACATTCCTGTCCGGATGTAAAGCGAGCTGGTGCCTGGACACCGTGGCTTACGGTGGCAAATGGGACACTGCCGAACGGAGGTTATGTTGAAAAACGGTTCCGATTTACGTGCAAAGCGCCAATCGCTGATTCTTCACTACTGAGAATTAGTCCCAAGGAGGAAACACGGATATGCCATGCGGACGGATCGTGTCAGCGGTCGTCGAGTGATTCCGGCCATTCTGGCAGCGGTACAGGAAGTGGTGCTGCTACGACTGAAAATGAAGACGGTTGGGGAGAGTGGAGTTCCTGGAGCAGCTGTAGTTCTTCCTGCGGTGGTGGACAACAGTTTAAGACACGGTCCTGTGAAAAGACGGAGTGTGATGGAGTTAACAAGATGGCGAGGGCTTGCAATACTCAACCGTGTAAAG GTGAATGGGGATGCTGGAGTGATTGGTCGCCGTGTTCGGTATCGTGTGGACTGGGAACCCGAACACGCTCGCGCCAGTGTTTGTCAATGTCTGGCAACATTATTTTCGGCAATGACTGCGAAGGACAAAGTACTCAGTATGATACCTGTGAAATGCCTAGTTGTGATT CTTTCCTTGGCTGGGGTGAATGGAGCGACTGGTCCCAGTGTAACACGGATGGGGAGAAAATTAGAACCAGAATTTGCTTGATACCCACTCCCGACCAGAAAATGTGCCAGGGCAGCGATCGCGAGATTCGCAAGTGTCACATGGAAATGAGTAATG aaattccTCACGCCCTGACGGCTGGAACCTCTTCGGTGGCATGGATTGTATTCGTCGTAGTGCTCGCCATTATTGGCTGTTGCACTGCCAGCGTTCTCATCACTGTCTATATGATGAAGCAAAGAGTCAAAGGAATCAAAGCGATTCAAGGTTCACCGTGTTACGGTTCCTATCCTAATCAGTACTCGTCGCTGCCGACAAAAGAC TACACCGAAGGCCACAAGCCAAAGCGGCAGTCCTCGTTCAACGGCCGGAACGACGCTAGCGGATCGAAAATAGCCAACGGTCACACAACGCTGACCAAATCGAACAACGTCAACGGGGCACTGGGAAACAACACTCCCAAGGTGCTGGCCAAATCGTTCAATGACTCCGACACGGCCACCATCAAGCGGAATTCCCACGGGCTCAACAACATACGTCACGCACGGCAGTTAGAACTGGAGGAGGAAAAGTATTGA